A DNA window from Elusimicrobiaceae bacterium contains the following coding sequences:
- a CDS encoding toxin-antitoxin system YwqK family antitoxin, whose translation MAEIVRKTTSLNDPLNVGFVRIYLLDEKEVYRETLDKNLDITKREGNLPDGIVKEFFENGKVYFECEFKNGLRNGRCRIYFDNGKVSIEKFYVDGRLQGPARVYHPTGRLQKEMNYEDDCQEGRQTKYYPSGKVLEVAEYQKGYLNGICRTYTQDGDLRSECTYKNDKLIGDKIVYHPNGTIALISPHKDGKPNGVTKKFNDTGALSEEWFFEDGILTMKKVY comes from the coding sequence ATGGCAGAAATCGTGCGTAAAACAACCAGTCTAAACGACCCGCTTAATGTGGGATTCGTGAGGATTTATTTGTTGGATGAAAAAGAAGTATATCGAGAAACGTTGGATAAAAATTTGGATATTACCAAAAGGGAAGGTAATTTGCCCGATGGAATTGTAAAAGAATTTTTTGAAAACGGTAAGGTGTACTTTGAGTGTGAATTCAAAAACGGCTTGCGTAACGGACGCTGCCGGATTTATTTTGATAACGGCAAAGTAAGTATTGAAAAATTTTATGTAGATGGTCGTCTGCAGGGCCCGGCACGGGTATATCATCCGACGGGTCGTTTGCAAAAAGAAATGAATTATGAAGATGATTGCCAAGAAGGCCGGCAAACTAAATACTATCCTTCCGGCAAAGTATTAGAAGTGGCGGAATATCAGAAGGGATATTTGAACGGAATTTGCCGCACCTATACCCAAGACGGAGATTTGCGTTCCGAGTGTACGTATAAGAATGACAAATTAATCGGCGATAAAATTGTGTATCACCCCAACGGTACCATTGCGCTGATTTCTCCGCATAAGGATGGCAAACCAAACGGGGTTACCAAGAAATTTAACGATACCGGAGCCCTGAGCGAAGAATGGTTTTTTGAAGACGGCATACTAACCATGAAAAAAGTGTATTAA
- a CDS encoding 7-carboxy-7-deazaguanine synthase QueE, with protein MPQPSWNVNEIFYSVQGEGKHTGMPAVFVRLAGCHMGCDFCDTKYAFAKGTDMNSLQILVAVTQFPCKTVVITGGEPTEQDLPALIATLKSAGYTVHIETNGARDCDVSRADFVCVSPKKYVAPQMLQKADIIKLVVSTRTPLQEIEKFYAYENEKTQLYLQPESNKQENMDLCVKLIKNHPSARLSVQLHKLIKVR; from the coding sequence GTGCCGCAGCCGTCGTGGAACGTTAACGAAATTTTTTATTCCGTGCAAGGCGAAGGAAAACACACCGGCATGCCGGCGGTGTTTGTGCGTTTAGCCGGTTGTCACATGGGATGCGATTTTTGCGATACAAAATACGCTTTTGCCAAAGGCACGGACATGAACAGTTTGCAAATTTTGGTAGCGGTGACGCAGTTCCCTTGCAAAACAGTGGTCATCACCGGAGGAGAACCGACTGAACAGGATTTACCTGCCCTGATTGCCACGCTTAAATCCGCCGGTTACACCGTGCACATTGAAACAAACGGCGCCCGCGACTGCGACGTAAGCCGGGCAGATTTTGTCTGCGTTTCACCCAAGAAATATGTCGCTCCGCAAATGTTGCAAAAAGCAGATATTATTAAATTAGTCGTCAGCACTCGCACTCCGCTTCAGGAGATTGAAAAATTTTATGCGTATGAAAACGAGAAAACGCAACTTTATTTACAACCCGAAAGTAATAAACAGGAGAACATGGACTTATGCGTAAAACTAATAAAAAATCACCCGTCCGCACGTCTAAGCGTGCAACTGCACAAGCTCATAAAGGTAAGGTAA
- a CDS encoding aminopeptidase P family protein — protein sequence MQNRILNKINTLKQLMQQDGFGGLVITNNIDQFYLLDFYFYSGEAVLLLHEGGLICFTRQLYANILSEKYPFMTVVGQDKQMMAAAVQKAHALGLVRVGFDAAKENYLAGSLFKSSGFVEAKSYISQLRQVKDEHEISILRESCKIAYDTYEYIRPWIKTGMTEFEVAAEMEKFMRIRGASATSFLTIVCFGENTSNPHHATSDRVLKDNEAVLIDFGCIYKGYCSDMTRSWWHNGTAPEEYQKIWKLTEKAWKAGIAAEKPGTACQAVDALSRGIISQGGYGPYFTHRLGHGVGLEIHEEPCNDQTSDAILQAGHVVTVEPGIYLPGKYGVRLEETTVITDTGADILTRK from the coding sequence ATGCAAAATAGAATTTTGAATAAAATTAATACGTTAAAGCAATTAATGCAACAAGACGGTTTCGGCGGTCTGGTAATTACCAATAATATAGACCAATTTTACTTGCTGGATTTTTATTTTTACAGCGGGGAAGCGGTCCTGCTTTTGCACGAAGGCGGACTGATTTGTTTCACGCGTCAATTGTATGCCAATATATTGTCAGAAAAATATCCTTTTATGACCGTTGTAGGCCAAGATAAACAAATGATGGCCGCCGCGGTGCAAAAGGCGCATGCCTTGGGGCTAGTGCGTGTTGGTTTTGATGCGGCTAAAGAAAATTATCTGGCGGGAAGTTTATTCAAATCGTCCGGTTTTGTAGAAGCGAAGAGTTATATCAGCCAATTGCGTCAAGTAAAAGACGAACATGAAATCTCTATTTTGCGCGAGAGTTGCAAAATTGCTTACGATACCTATGAGTACATCCGCCCTTGGATTAAAACAGGTATGACCGAGTTTGAAGTGGCGGCCGAAATGGAAAAATTCATGCGTATTCGCGGTGCGTCTGCTACTTCCTTTTTAACAATTGTTTGTTTCGGGGAAAATACTTCTAATCCACATCACGCTACTTCGGACCGTGTATTAAAAGATAATGAAGCTGTTTTGATTGATTTTGGTTGTATCTACAAAGGATATTGTTCGGATATGACCCGCAGTTGGTGGCATAACGGCACTGCTCCGGAAGAATATCAGAAAATTTGGAAATTGACGGAAAAAGCATGGAAAGCCGGCATCGCGGCCGAAAAGCCGGGCACGGCATGCCAAGCAGTAGATGCTTTGTCCCGCGGTATTATTTCGCAAGGTGGATACGGCCCTTATTTCACCCATCGTTTGGGGCACGGAGTAGGACTGGAAATTCATGAAGAGCCGTGTAATGACCAAACCAGCGATGCTATTTTGCAGGCAGGCCATGTGGTCACGGTAGAGCCCGGCATTTATTTGCCTGGCAAATACGGGGTACGATTGGAAGAAACAACCGTTATTACAGATACAGGAGCGGATATTTTAACCCGTAAGTAA
- the dacB gene encoding D-alanyl-D-alanine carboxypeptidase/D-alanyl-D-alanine-endopeptidase, whose amino-acid sequence MKFYRFFFLILGVSFALPVYAQEALNAVFLETAQNRAVLQGSSWAAAAAYTDGTLLAGIQPDLRLAPASTLKLLTSAAALEAFGPFYRFETSIYADALPDEQGVLHGNLYIRGGGDPTLGSARVTGSLAWDKLLENWSSRLKQAGIRQIDGRIYADTSLFSGPSVPDKFNWQNMGNYFAAPTTALAFNDNQFSITFSPQSKHGEKLEIEAVSPKPAGLVLHSFVTADSQNPKDNAYVYGAPYQYEMSIYGTLPTSVLKKYSIRAALPEAPKTLAELLQKQLQQDGISVRLPSEVLYTAPNYTDKHLVFTHYSAPLKDIIYILNKRSFNFYAEVMLRHLALQAGQAGTIQNGIDALHRFLKRAHISDQNVLVYDGSGLSRDNQITVRVLLDVLLYMSKQPNFQYYYESLATLEDRGDLLLLTRLMKPLKRTQDVHVKGGTIDGVKAQAGYAKDKNGQLIAFAFITNNIIAQDESINRFYEELLKTLLEYSPNH is encoded by the coding sequence ATGAAATTCTATCGCTTTTTCTTTTTAATACTAGGGGTGTCTTTTGCGCTCCCTGTCTATGCGCAAGAGGCCCTGAATGCCGTCTTTTTGGAAACAGCCCAAAACCGAGCCGTATTACAAGGTAGTTCCTGGGCAGCTGCCGCCGCTTATACCGACGGAACGCTTTTAGCTGGCATCCAGCCGGATTTACGTTTAGCTCCGGCTTCTACACTCAAACTGCTCACCTCGGCCGCCGCCTTGGAGGCTTTCGGGCCGTTTTACCGTTTTGAAACATCTATTTATGCAGACGCCCTGCCGGATGAACAAGGGGTACTTCATGGTAACCTGTATATTCGCGGTGGTGGAGACCCTACCTTAGGTTCTGCCCGCGTAACGGGAAGTTTGGCTTGGGATAAATTGTTAGAGAATTGGTCTTCCCGTCTTAAACAAGCCGGCATTCGTCAAATTGACGGCCGCATCTACGCAGATACTTCTTTATTTTCGGGACCGTCTGTGCCGGACAAGTTTAATTGGCAGAATATGGGCAACTATTTTGCGGCTCCCACTACGGCATTGGCCTTTAACGATAATCAGTTCAGTATTACTTTTTCCCCTCAATCCAAACATGGTGAAAAATTAGAAATCGAAGCGGTATCTCCCAAACCGGCAGGATTAGTACTACATTCTTTTGTTACCGCAGACAGTCAAAATCCAAAAGACAACGCGTATGTATATGGAGCTCCTTATCAATATGAGATGAGCATTTACGGCACTTTACCTACCTCCGTACTGAAAAAATACTCCATTCGAGCCGCCTTACCGGAGGCCCCCAAGACTTTGGCAGAACTGCTACAAAAACAATTGCAACAAGACGGAATTTCTGTTCGTTTGCCTTCGGAAGTATTATATACTGCTCCCAACTATACAGATAAACATCTTGTGTTCACACACTATTCTGCCCCGCTAAAAGACATCATTTATATCTTAAACAAACGCAGTTTTAATTTTTATGCTGAAGTAATGCTACGCCATTTGGCCTTGCAAGCCGGTCAAGCAGGTACCATTCAAAATGGGATTGACGCGTTGCACCGGTTTTTGAAACGAGCTCATATTTCTGATCAAAATGTACTGGTTTATGACGGAAGCGGCTTATCACGCGACAATCAAATTACAGTCCGCGTGTTGTTAGATGTTTTATTATATATGAGCAAGCAACCTAATTTTCAGTATTATTATGAATCACTTGCCACGCTGGAAGACCGCGGAGATTTACTGCTCTTAACCCGCTTGATGAAACCGCTCAAACGCACCCAAGACGTACACGTCAAGGGCGGCACCATTGATGGAGTAAAAGCACAAGCCGGATATGCCAAAGACAAAAACGGTCAACTGATTGCCTTTGCTTTTATTACCAACAATATTATTGCGCAAGACGAATCCATTAACCGTTTTTACGAAGAGTTATTAAAAACATTATTGGAATATTCTCCTAATCATTAG
- a CDS encoding NAD(P)/FAD-dependent oxidoreductase: MNTPLYDVAIVGGGASGLFCAWQCARRGDKVILLEKSAQVGRKILVSGNGRCNLTNVGVSAADYHGTPQLAEAVLKQFSAEKCLELFKNLGVLTQQENLGRVFPLSGKSTAVAEALRLACLEAGVEIRTQTEIAQIVKREKFILTATDKTAFHARRCVLACGSCAYPQAGGTQAGYTLAKSLGHSLVPITPALCALNVKEKAVARLQGIRLQGKLTAWQGTSQEISHTGEILFTSYGLSGPAALQLSGSIGRHLAKGPVSVTMDLLPQVEDKKAFIQARREQFGHRTAKSFFAGVLHENIINLLIDFTGVRKNVPVCDWTDNTVNTVIKALGMWPLTVLSLRPWTEAMVAAGGVNCAEINYNTMESLCCKGLYILGELLNVDGRSGGFNLHFAWGSAYVAANAMKR; the protein is encoded by the coding sequence ATGAACACTCCTTTATATGATGTGGCAATTGTGGGCGGCGGAGCCAGCGGTTTATTTTGTGCGTGGCAGTGTGCGCGTCGCGGTGATAAAGTAATCCTGCTGGAAAAATCGGCTCAGGTTGGTCGGAAAATTTTGGTTAGCGGAAATGGCCGTTGTAATTTGACGAATGTAGGGGTCTCCGCGGCAGATTATCACGGAACACCTCAATTGGCTGAGGCTGTATTAAAACAATTTTCAGCGGAAAAATGTCTGGAACTTTTTAAGAATCTGGGCGTGCTGACTCAACAAGAAAATTTGGGACGTGTGTTCCCGTTAAGCGGCAAATCCACCGCGGTGGCAGAGGCGTTGCGTTTAGCGTGTTTGGAAGCCGGAGTCGAGATCCGCACGCAAACCGAAATTGCACAGATAGTCAAACGAGAAAAATTTATACTTACGGCTACGGATAAAACCGCTTTTCACGCACGGCGTTGTGTCTTGGCCTGCGGTTCTTGTGCTTATCCGCAAGCGGGGGGCACGCAGGCGGGCTATACATTAGCTAAATCGCTGGGGCACTCACTGGTGCCGATTACGCCGGCTTTGTGTGCATTGAACGTCAAAGAAAAAGCGGTTGCCCGTTTGCAGGGAATTCGCTTACAAGGTAAATTGACCGCTTGGCAGGGTACCTCTCAAGAAATAAGCCATACCGGTGAAATTTTATTTACTTCTTACGGACTATCAGGGCCGGCGGCACTACAACTTAGCGGAAGTATTGGGCGGCATCTTGCCAAAGGTCCCGTATCCGTTACGATGGATTTACTGCCGCAAGTAGAGGATAAAAAAGCATTTATTCAAGCCCGTCGCGAGCAGTTTGGTCATCGGACGGCCAAATCTTTTTTTGCCGGTGTATTGCACGAAAACATTATTAATTTACTGATTGATTTTACAGGAGTCCGTAAAAATGTTCCGGTCTGTGATTGGACGGATAATACGGTCAACACCGTCATAAAAGCATTGGGAATGTGGCCGCTAACCGTGTTATCTTTACGTCCTTGGACAGAGGCCATGGTGGCGGCGGGGGGTGTAAATTGCGCCGAAATAAACTATAATACAATGGAGTCCTTGTGTTGCAAAGGGTTATACATATTGGGAGAACTTCTCAATGTGGATGGACGCAGTGGCGGATTTAATTTACATTTTGCGTGGGGCAGTGCTTATGTAGCTGCTAACGCAATGAAGAGGTAG
- the efp gene encoding elongation factor P translates to MINTTQFHDGLIFEDENGQIVEIIEFQHHRKSQARAVVRVKLRNIHTGSLIETAYRPEDKFKEVEVEKRPFTYLYDEGDMAVFMNSENYEQVSVPIEKLKDQKKYLKDNMETIGIYINGQLLNMELPIKVPLTIASTVPGVKGDTVANMTKVATLETGAEIKVPLFINEGDKILVDTRTGSYVERVVEPK, encoded by the coding sequence ATGATCAACACCACTCAGTTTCACGACGGACTGATCTTTGAAGATGAAAACGGACAAATTGTAGAAATTATCGAGTTCCAACATCATCGCAAAAGCCAAGCCCGTGCCGTGGTGCGCGTAAAATTGCGCAATATTCACACCGGTTCTTTAATTGAAACGGCTTATCGTCCGGAAGATAAATTTAAAGAAGTGGAAGTGGAAAAACGTCCCTTTACGTATTTGTACGATGAGGGGGATATGGCTGTATTTATGAACAGCGAAAATTACGAACAAGTTTCCGTACCCATTGAAAAATTGAAAGATCAAAAGAAATATTTGAAAGATAATATGGAAACGATTGGTATTTATATTAACGGTCAGTTGCTCAATATGGAACTGCCTATTAAAGTACCGTTGACGATTGCTTCTACCGTGCCGGGTGTAAAAGGCGATACAGTTGCTAATATGACTAAGGTGGCCACGTTAGAAACCGGAGCTGAAATTAAAGTACCGCTTTTTATCAATGAAGGTGATAAAATTTTGGTGGATACCCGCACCGGTTCTTATGTGGAACGTGTGGTAGAGCCTAAATAA
- a CDS encoding type II secretion system protein, whose amino-acid sequence MKKNLSSVSVAGFTLVEILVVLLIIAGLVAIALPEYQTAVDESRYTALMPMAKSVANAQEAYYMSASHYSPDLAYLDIQLPNNPSGTTADLGDGVTIEISEDPSYGYVKISKDILNNNYIIYQRASINFPGEIHCEALSGNDRAQRLCESLDGQKISGSLTSGYDTYVLEGTGTGIPWSMAYANNGPSGWQSCDTYPCTKACSRSVASGYSCEGTYNEDHTYSEKVCQDNICTTVSYSDEGKALTRNTCSMEGTICNVKTTQTYDTSGNKLTERTCSANNADGSCSAYSAGTNYAYDGNNRLESVNTCKTVSANGTCTAFSTTTDYFYDGHNNVESKRTCTSSINASTGECSKYDSRTNYTYDEDGLRTERTCTSLNSAGACSGGYKDSYDYTYPSDEVSTRRKCSGVNNSTGQCTGYSGGAYNYTYNEAGDVVSQRTCGSANSSTGVCTGSYNTNDSYDYVYDTETNQTTVKKCASFNSGTSVCKTYNEVSIYTYDDAGRVIAEHTCSSGNVNTSAGTCKKYNSGTEYTYDEQGNQTSQRTCSSWTGTSSCNSWGDYTYN is encoded by the coding sequence ATGAAAAAAAATCTTTCATCCGTTTCAGTAGCTGGTTTTACACTGGTAGAAATACTGGTGGTGCTACTGATTATTGCAGGATTGGTGGCAATTGCTTTGCCAGAGTATCAAACTGCGGTAGATGAGAGTCGCTATACTGCTTTGATGCCTATGGCCAAATCAGTGGCCAATGCGCAAGAAGCGTATTATATGTCAGCCAGCCACTATTCCCCTGATTTAGCCTATTTAGATATACAGCTACCCAATAATCCGTCCGGTACCACGGCCGACTTAGGAGATGGAGTCACTATTGAAATTAGTGAAGATCCATCCTATGGATATGTGAAAATATCCAAGGATATCCTGAACAACAACTACATCATTTACCAAAGAGCCAGTATCAATTTCCCGGGTGAAATTCATTGCGAAGCGTTAAGCGGGAACGATCGTGCCCAACGATTATGCGAGTCTTTAGATGGGCAGAAAATCAGCGGTAGTTTAACAAGCGGATACGATACGTATGTGTTAGAGGGTACCGGAACGGGTATCCCGTGGAGTATGGCCTATGCAAACAATGGCCCATCCGGCTGGCAGAGTTGTGACACTTATCCGTGCACCAAGGCATGTAGCCGCAGTGTAGCTAGCGGTTATAGCTGTGAGGGAACTTATAATGAAGATCACACTTACAGTGAGAAAGTGTGTCAGGATAATATTTGTACTACTGTAAGTTATTCAGATGAAGGAAAGGCTTTGACCCGCAATACTTGCAGTATGGAAGGAACGATTTGTAATGTGAAAACTACACAGACTTATGATACAAGCGGAAACAAATTAACAGAGCGTACTTGTTCGGCCAATAATGCTGACGGAAGTTGTAGTGCTTACAGCGCAGGAACCAATTATGCGTATGACGGAAATAATAGACTTGAATCGGTAAATACCTGTAAGACGGTTTCCGCTAACGGTACTTGTACCGCCTTTAGCACAACGACCGATTATTTCTACGATGGTCATAACAATGTAGAGTCGAAACGGACTTGTACCAGCTCCATTAATGCCAGTACGGGAGAATGTTCCAAATACGATTCTCGGACCAATTACACATATGATGAAGATGGTCTGCGGACCGAACGTACCTGTACGAGTCTGAATTCTGCAGGTGCATGTAGTGGCGGATACAAAGACTCCTACGATTATACATATCCGAGCGACGAAGTATCAACGAGACGTAAATGTAGTGGTGTGAATAATAGCACGGGACAATGCACCGGTTATAGCGGTGGGGCCTATAATTATACCTATAATGAGGCAGGGGATGTCGTTTCTCAGCGTACTTGTGGAAGCGCTAATTCGTCCACGGGTGTTTGTACCGGTAGTTATAACACAAATGACTCGTATGATTATGTTTATGATACTGAGACGAATCAAACAACGGTCAAAAAATGTGCTTCTTTCAATTCCGGCACCAGTGTATGTAAGACCTATAATGAGGTTTCTATTTATACCTATGATGATGCCGGTCGTGTAATTGCAGAGCACACCTGCAGCAGTGGTAACGTGAATACATCCGCCGGCACCTGTAAGAAATACAATAGCGGAACAGAATATACCTATGATGAACAGGGTAATCAAACCTCACAGCGCACGTGTAGTTCTTGGACAGGTACTTCCTCGTGCAATAGCTGGGGAGATTATACCTATAATTAA
- a CDS encoding 6-carboxytetrahydropterin synthase: MLLKIIRKFSSAHHLPHYDGPCHNLHGHTWKVVFVIEGPVQANGMVYDFKVLKKLLDEQLPDHQYLNDLLENPTAENLAPYLFEKISGVLKSLGLQLKTLELWENESAAAVVER; this comes from the coding sequence ATGTTGCTAAAAATCATACGCAAATTCAGCTCTGCTCATCATTTACCGCATTATGACGGACCCTGTCATAATTTACACGGACACACGTGGAAAGTGGTCTTTGTGATAGAAGGCCCCGTGCAAGCCAATGGGATGGTATATGATTTTAAGGTGCTCAAAAAATTACTGGACGAACAACTGCCGGATCATCAATACTTAAATGATCTGTTGGAAAATCCGACAGCAGAAAATTTGGCCCCTTATCTGTTTGAAAAGATTTCAGGTGTATTAAAGTCACTGGGGCTTCAGCTTAAAACTTTAGAGCTTTGGGAGAACGAAAGTGCCGCAGCCGTCGTGGAACGTTAA
- a CDS encoding DUF192 domain-containing protein codes for MKCVCKQIVLAEEVEQARRFFKRLKGLMFRPSMEKGTAMLLMPCPQIHTCFMHFALDVLFLDKNNKVVHVMENMKPWRLSPIVARAVKTLEMPAGVLQGRVEVGDQVEFLETND; via the coding sequence ATGAAGTGTGTGTGTAAACAGATCGTGTTGGCAGAAGAGGTGGAACAAGCCCGTCGGTTTTTTAAGCGTTTGAAGGGGCTCATGTTTCGTCCTTCCATGGAAAAGGGGACTGCAATGTTACTCATGCCTTGTCCGCAAATCCACACCTGTTTCATGCATTTTGCGCTGGATGTATTGTTTTTAGATAAGAATAATAAAGTAGTCCATGTGATGGAAAATATGAAGCCGTGGCGTCTAAGCCCTATTGTGGCCCGCGCCGTGAAGACTTTAGAAATGCCCGCCGGTGTGTTGCAAGGACGTGTAGAGGTGGGAGATCAAGTAGAATTTTTAGAGACGAACGATTAA
- the folE gene encoding GTP cyclohydrolase I FolE — protein MRKTNKKSPVRTSKRATAQAHKGKVSEAKILDNIREILAYIGDNPSREGLLETPKRIVRSWDKLFGGYKMRPTDVLKTFKEGSCEEMVVLKDIEFYSTCEHHLQPFFGTISIGYLPKGKVLGISKLARLVEVYARRLQIQEKLVAQIADSLMETLQPHGVMVVCKAKHMCISSRGIEKHNAVMVTSAIRGAFKKMEVRNEFLEMIK, from the coding sequence ATGCGTAAAACTAATAAAAAATCACCCGTCCGCACGTCTAAGCGTGCAACTGCACAAGCTCATAAAGGTAAGGTAAGCGAAGCTAAAATTTTGGATAATATCCGCGAAATACTGGCCTATATCGGAGATAACCCTTCCCGAGAAGGGCTTTTGGAAACTCCCAAACGTATTGTGCGCAGTTGGGATAAATTGTTCGGCGGATATAAAATGCGTCCGACAGACGTACTGAAAACCTTCAAAGAAGGCTCTTGCGAAGAAATGGTGGTACTAAAAGATATTGAGTTTTATTCTACGTGCGAACACCATTTGCAACCGTTTTTTGGCACCATTAGCATCGGTTATTTGCCCAAAGGCAAAGTGCTGGGAATTTCTAAATTAGCTCGCCTGGTGGAAGTATATGCCCGCCGCCTGCAAATTCAGGAAAAACTCGTAGCTCAAATTGCCGACAGCTTAATGGAAACTTTGCAACCGCACGGAGTAATGGTCGTCTGCAAAGCCAAGCACATGTGCATCAGTTCGCGCGGCATTGAAAAACATAATGCCGTCATGGTCACCAGTGCGATTCGCGGTGCTTTCAAAAAAATGGAAGTACGCAATGAATTTTTGGAAATGATTAAATAA
- a CDS encoding tetratricopeptide repeat protein, translated as MKKIILVFFCGVLSACQSMPTSSEWLARGEGYAQDGKSAQAIKAYNHALQLNPQRADIYAARGTAYFNQGEYALAAQDFAETLNRNPYYTDAYTALASALAAQGAYEEAMEVINQVLVLAPSKPEIFFTRGGINFMLEKYDQAVQDYSMVLRARPAVDVLEARAAAYSKLGQTEKAKQDLQEAKSGQYLSNLSDYQKIR; from the coding sequence ATGAAAAAAATAATTTTAGTTTTCTTTTGCGGTGTATTGTCAGCGTGTCAAAGTATGCCTACTTCTTCGGAATGGCTGGCTCGCGGGGAAGGGTATGCGCAAGATGGAAAGAGTGCCCAAGCTATCAAAGCCTATAATCATGCTTTACAATTAAATCCGCAACGGGCTGATATTTATGCCGCCCGCGGTACGGCTTACTTTAACCAAGGGGAATATGCTTTGGCGGCGCAAGATTTTGCGGAAACGTTGAACCGAAATCCTTACTACACAGATGCCTATACTGCCTTGGCTTCCGCTTTGGCCGCTCAAGGGGCCTATGAGGAGGCTATGGAAGTGATTAATCAAGTGTTGGTGCTTGCTCCTTCCAAACCGGAAATCTTTTTTACGCGCGGTGGTATCAATTTTATGCTAGAGAAGTATGACCAAGCGGTACAAGATTATTCCATGGTGCTACGTGCACGGCCTGCGGTAGATGTCTTGGAAGCGCGCGCGGCGGCATATTCAAAACTGGGCCAGACGGAAAAAGCGAAGCAAGATTTGCAAGAAGCCAAGTCCGGACAGTATTTGAGTAACCTAAGCGATTACCAGAAAATCCGTTAG
- a CDS encoding M24 family metallopeptidase, with amino-acid sequence MNQPVLQRVKEFQQLLKNANLSGYICLGELELRYFTGLMDLSDEEAVLLITPRKVYAITKPMMLPKLAAAEFLVLKVAAGDMLAGALDLAVQKKLFHLAFNPAAADFIRGEKLARAGLHRLDGGALELRKVKYTDEINSISKACQIAAEAFKEIKPQIKTGMTEEEVRILIALAMIKRGADSIPFNIVCFGENCADCHHTPSAKRKLKKNEAILMDFGCFYKGYCSDMTRSWWHGEKEPAEYTKIWHIVHMAKEAAVSLLRAGLPVAEVDKAARSVIEDAGYGKYFIHTTGHGIGLEVHEAPIERANAIGELEENFVVTVEPGIYLPGKYGVRLEDSYLVTRQGAKNLTQK; translated from the coding sequence ATGAATCAGCCAGTATTACAGCGTGTGAAAGAATTTCAGCAGTTGCTCAAGAATGCCAACTTAAGCGGTTATATTTGTTTGGGTGAGTTGGAATTGCGGTATTTTACGGGTCTTATGGATTTGTCGGATGAAGAGGCCGTATTACTCATTACTCCGCGCAAAGTGTATGCGATTACTAAACCCATGATGTTACCCAAGTTAGCGGCCGCGGAATTTTTGGTACTAAAGGTGGCGGCTGGGGATATGTTGGCGGGGGCCTTGGATTTGGCGGTTCAGAAAAAACTGTTTCATTTGGCTTTTAATCCTGCTGCGGCTGATTTTATACGCGGAGAGAAATTAGCGCGTGCGGGATTGCACCGGTTGGACGGGGGTGCTTTGGAACTACGCAAAGTAAAATATACCGATGAAATCAATTCTATCAGCAAAGCGTGTCAGATTGCTGCCGAGGCTTTTAAGGAAATCAAACCGCAAATCAAAACCGGTATGACGGAAGAAGAGGTGCGTATCTTAATTGCTCTGGCGATGATTAAGCGCGGCGCAGACAGCATTCCGTTTAACATTGTTTGCTTTGGGGAAAATTGTGCCGATTGCCACCATACTCCATCGGCCAAGCGCAAATTGAAAAAGAATGAAGCTATTTTAATGGATTTCGGTTGTTTTTATAAAGGATATTGCTCGGATATGACCCGCAGTTGGTGGCATGGGGAAAAGGAGCCGGCCGAATATACTAAGATTTGGCATATTGTGCACATGGCTAAAGAAGCGGCTGTCAGCTTATTACGTGCCGGACTGCCGGTGGCGGAAGTGGACAAAGCCGCTCGCAGTGTAATCGAAGATGCCGGATACGGAAAGTATTTTATTCACACGACCGGACACGGTATTGGATTAGAGGTGCATGAAGCTCCTATTGAACGTGCCAATGCCATCGGAGAATTGGAAGAAAATTTTGTAGTAACCGTAGAGCCCGGCATTTATTTGCCCGGCAAATATGGCGTACGTTTGGAAGACAGTTATTTGGTTACCCGTCAGGGCGCCAAAAATTTGACACAAAAATAA